The genome window CACGGAACTGCTTCATCACGCCCTCGCGTATCTCGTCCATAAGGCCGGTGTCGTCCATGATGTAGAAGTAGCCGACCCTCCAGCCGGGCATAAGGTTCACCTTCGAGAACCCGTTCATGATGATCCTCGGCACGTCGCTTTTAAGTCTCGATGCAGAGAAAAAGTCCCCGTCGAACGCCAATTTATCGTAGATCTCGTCGGATATGAGCGGTATCTGGTATTCCGCACAGATGTCGCCTATCTCCCTGATATCCTTCTCCTCGTACTCCGCGCCCGTCGGGTTGTTGGGATTGATCATAACCAGCGCCTTTGTGCGGTTGGTGATCCTCTTGCGGATCATATCCAGGTCCGGGGCCCACTCTTCTTCCTCGATCTGCCTGTAAGGAACGGTGCGGCCTTCATAGAATCCGATGTACTGTGAATATGAAGGATATCCGGGCCCGGGGACGAGGACCTCGTCACCCGGTTCCAGCAACGTGCCCATGAGGGCGTTGATGCCTTCGCTGACTCCCGCGCTGACGTAAACGTCGTCGGAAGTTATTCGGACCCCGTGCTTCTCGAACTCACGCTGTACGATCGCTTCCCTGAAGTCGAGATTCCCCTGGGAGTTCCCATATCCGTTATCGGTCTCGTCCACCGCGCGCCTCAGCTTCTCCTTGAAGTATTCGGGGGTCTGAAAATCCCATTTGTTGGGATCCCCTATGTTCAGGCCGATGATCTTCTTGCCAGCCTTTTGGGCCTCTTCTGCCGGGACGTTGACCTCGCGTATGGCGTAGTCCATGCCCATAGCCCTTCTCGAAGCCCTTATCATCTTCCTCATCGCGGTACCTTCTTCCAGTGCACGACGTTTTTAACTATTAACATTAACGTTCGATGCACCTTCGGCGAGCGTCGCTTTTTTATCGGCCATCCTCAGCAGAAGCACCAACACGAACGCTATCGCGCACGTGACCGCCGCCACTGCGAACGCGGGCGTCATATCGCCGGAGCTGGAAAGTATCTTGGAAAGGAAGGGGAATATCAGCGCGGAAGTTCCGAATCCCAGCGTCACCAGGCCATAGTTCGTGCCCATGTTCTTGGTTCCGAAGTGGTCCGCCGTCACGGCCGCGTATGTGCCTGAGGCGCCTCCGAACGCTAAAGAAATTATGGCGACGCATACGAGGAACATCATTCCGTTCGCGAATATCATCATCAATATTCCCGCCGCAGTCATGAATATTATCAGGAATAAAGCGTAGGTGCGGCCTATCCTGTCAGACAACCAGGATATCAAAAGACGCCCGGTGGCGCTGAAAAGACCGGTTATCATCACTCCCGTGACGGCATAATCTGCGAGACCGCGCTCGGTCGCAAGCGTAATGAGCTGAGGGTTCAGGATGAAGTACGCCGGGAGCACGAAAAACATCGACAGCGAAATGAGATAGAATGTGCGGGTGCCGAGCATCTCCCGTGGGGTGTACTGCTTCTGATTGGTGTTCTTCTTTGCCACAGCGCCGGGCACCGTGTATCCCTCAGGCGGGTTCGCCAGCATCAGGGACGAGGCCACGCATATTGCCAAGAACGCCAACCCGAAGATCATGAACGTCTCCGGCACCCCCACATCTGCGAGCAGACTGTTAGCCAGCGGCGAGAATATTACTAGAGAGAAGCCGAACGACCCTACCATCGCTCCCGTGGCGAAACCGCGCCTGTCGGGGAACCATTTCTGTACGCATGCCACGGTGCAGGAGTAAACGATACCGACCCCGAGTCCGCCGATCATTCCGTACGTCAGGAATATCAGGTCCGCAGAAACGGGGGTTATGAACGACGTCAGAAGTATGCCGCCGGACATCGTGAGGCTGCCCAGGACCGCAATGAATCTGGGCCCGAACCTGTCTTGCAGAATGCCTCCGAAGAGTATCCCTATGACGAATGCCGATAACATCACCGACGAAACAAGGGCTATGTCGGCCGGAGACCTTTCCAGATATTCGGCAACGGGTGCCTTGAAAACCGCCCACATGTATATGACCCCGGCACATAGTTGCACTATCATTCCTGCAATCAGTATCGCGTATCGTTTCCTCAACTGTGGTGCGTTGCTTTCCATAGGTATCCCGCTATTTTTTACAACCTTCAAGTGAGTTGTAGTATAATAAATTGCGTACATTAATGTATTATAATGTACATTGTATTATAATTATAATCATCGTGTGACGCTCAGAAAGTGATTGTCTCCTGTATTGCGTGTCATTAGGGCCGCATATGGACGATGATTGTTTCAGATTTCGCCAAAGTCGATATCGATTGCGGTCTCGGCCTCGGTTCACCGCGAGCTTGCTGGCATCTGAAAGATGTTTGATTGCATTTTGTATGCTATTTCGATGTATGTTGCCCGAGACCGGATCATAGGATCTACCACTTCGTTTTCTTCATCGATCGGACTTTTTCCCGAGAAAGAAAAAGCTCTGCTTCGCGAGTAATGCGCCGACGACCGAAATTGCATACGATGGGCTCATCGAACCTGGAAAATAAAAGCAAATTAATACGTCCGCTGTACTGGGCAGATACATGGCGGCCGTGAGACTTGGTAAAAATCATCTCAGATGGTGCGGGGGATGCAACCTCCCGATAATGGAAAGCAAAAACTGTCCCGTATGCGGTTCTCAGACGGATGAAGTTGTCCTGACCCCGCCTGCAGACTCACGCCCAGCGTTCGACCAAGACATCGAAAAAATACGCGGAATAATCGATGCGACCTACGGAGAAGGTTCGGGAAACGCGGTCATACCTGACGATCATATCGTAATTCTTAACAAAGTACCCGGTCTCGACCGCATGGACGAGGTCGTATGCGACGGTACAGTCATAGCGACCATGAGGTTCGACCTCGGCGCCGGATGGAAATGCATATTGAGGATGCAGGGCGCGATGCGCCTAGAAGGGACCCTCAGCAAAGGGTATGTGATCTGCGACGACGGCGCCGTCAAGTTCGTCCAGGAAAGCAAAAACCTAATGGCCCCCGGCGTTAACTCCGTACATCCGGATGTAAAAACAGGCGACGAGGTCGTCATAATTACTGCGGACGGCAAAGTCATAGCTGCAGGCAGCGCCAAGATGCCGGCCTCGGAGATGGTCGGAGGGAAAGGCGTGGCCGTCAAACCGAGATGGTACAAACCCGAAGAAAAGCTTCAGCGCCCTGCAAGGCATGATTGGAAAGAAGTCGTCGAAGCCAACAGGGAAGTTATAGGCAAAAGGGTCGAAGAAGCTGTCGGATTCATAAAGAACACGATTGAGAAGAACCAGATTCCCGCCATTGTCTCTTTCTCCGGCGGCAAGGACAGCCAGGCCTGTCTGCTCCTGACACTGGACGCGGGGCTTAAACTGCCTGTGCTTTTCGTCGACACCGGACTAGAGTTCGACGAGACCGTTCTGTTTGTTCACGATACCGTAAAAAGACACGACCTGGAACTTATCGAAGAAAAGGCTCCGACCGATGCCTTCTTCGGGAACCTCGTGTATTTCGGACCTCCCGCAAAAGACTACAGATGGTGCTGCAAGACGAACAAGCTCGGGCCTACTGTCGGAGCTATCAACAAGAACTTCCCGAACGGTGTGCTCTCATTCATTGGACAAAGAAAATACGAATCCGAGGCCAGGAACGCCAAGCCCCGCATTTGGAGGAACCCCTGGACACCGGGGCAGCTCGGAGCGTCGCCGATACAGAACTGGTCCGCGATGCACGTATGGCTATACATCTTCAGCAAAGAGGAACCGTTCAACGTCTGGTACACCAGAGGGCTTGACAGGATCGGATGTTTCCTCTGCCCCGCATCGGACCTTGCAGAGTTCGATGCGATAGAGGGAAAAAGCGCAAGATTTACACAATGGGATGAATATTTGGATAAATATGCAGAGGACCACGGCCTACCGCCCGAATGGAAAAAGTTCGGCCTATGGAGATGGAAGTCGGCCCCTGCGTCCATACGCGAGGAGATCGAGAGGGTGACAGGCAAAAAGGTTTCCGAAATCGTAAAACAAAATACGTCGGGAGACGGTGGCCCGCTGAAGATCAAGATCCAAGAAGGATATTCGCCGTGCTCCATGGGATACAGCGTAGAGGCCGCGCTTTCCAGGCCGATAGATCTGAAGAAGGTCAAACCGTTCTGCCACTCGCTCGGCTGGGTGGTCGAGGAGGACCCCGACGGCGAATACCTCTCCGCAAACTACGTTACGATATACCGTGAGGGCGCGATCTCGTCGAAGGCCAATGTGGAGAGTGACGCAAGGAAACGCGTTCACCAGGCCTGGCAAGCGGTAGTCCGCGCAGAACAGTGCGTGGGATGCGGCCTGTGCGCCACGAGATGCAGGCCCGGGGCGATGTATATGGAGAATGGAAAAGTGCAGATAAACGAGGATAACTGCATATTCTGCAGGGAATGCTTCGGCCCCTGCCCGTCGGCCGACTTCTCGGAGGGCGCCGACACGGACTTCGAGCAATGATGTCCGCACAGGAATAATAAATAAACCAAATCCATTCTGGTCAACCATGATTATCGACCCGGAGGACTTGGCCGCCGCAATGGAGCTAGATCCTGCCCTCATTGACGAAGATGACGCCGTAAGATTCCACCACGGCCTGCACGCCGTTTCCATGTACAGAGAGAGTCACAAACTCTGGCTCCAGGGCAAGCTCAAGGATGCCCGTGAGATAAACTACCGGGCCCACCAGCTCACCGGATGCGACATACACCCCGGCGCTACGATAGGCAAGAGGTTCTTCATCGACCACGCCACCGGAGTCGTGATAGGCGAGACCGCGGTGATAGGCGACGATGTCGTGATCTACCAGGGAGTAACTCTGGGAGGAGTCTCTTTCTCCAAAGGCAAAAGGCACCCTACAGTGGGAAACCATGTCGTCATCGGGGCCAATGCCACCGTCCTCGGAGACATAAAGATAGGCGATAGGGTGCGCATAGGCGCCGGGTCGGTCGTCCTTAAAGACGTCCCCAACGGATGCACGGTTGTCGGTGTACCGGGCAAAGTGATCAGAAAGGCAGGCGTTGCCGGATGCGAGGACGAACTGAAGCACAACGAGCTTCCCGATCCCGTCAAGGACCGCTGCAACGACCTGGAGAGGGAACTTGACAGCCTGAAAAAAGAGGTGTCGGAGCTCAAGAAGCTGATCAAGGGCTGATTGGGTCCGATTTATCTATTACCTACGACATAGAGGTCCGATCCGATGTCGATACTGATCAAGAACACGCTTTCTGGAGCAAAAGAAGAATTCGTCCCCCATGAGGACGGAAAGGTGAAAATCTACGTGTGCGGCGTCACCGTGTACGACGACATCCATATGGGACATGCTCGCAGCATGATCGTTTTCGATATGATCGTCAGATATCTGAGGCACTGCGGTTACGAAGTTACGCATGTCACCAACTTTACAGATGTTGACGATAAGATCATCAGAAGGGCCGCCGAAGAGGGCGTCGAAGCATTAGAGCTCTCCGCCCGTTACGTAAAGCACTATTTCGAGGACGCTGCCAAGCTGGGAGTGCACAAGGCCGACATCTACCCAAAGGCAAGCGAGGAGATGGGGCCCATAATAGAAATGGTCAAAGAGATCATCGATAAAGGTTTCGGTTACACCACCGAGGACGGGAGCGTTTACTTTTCGGTGGATAAGGTCAAAAACTACGGAAGGCTCACGAAACAGAAGATCGAGGACATGGAATCCTCGGGAAGGGTCGCCCTGGATGAGCAGAAGAGGAACCCCATGGACTTCGCGATATGGAAGGCAGCTAAGCCGGGAGAGGTGTCCTGGGACTCCCCATGGGGATCGGGCCGCCCTGGCTGGCACATCGAGTGTTCTGCTATGATACGCAAGTATCTCGGCGACGAGATCGATATCCACGGCGGAGGCAACGACCTGATATTCCCGCACCATGAGAATGAGATCCTCCAGACAGAGGCCGTGACGGGGAACCCGCTTTCGAAATATTGGATGCACAACGGGATGTTGCAGGTCCAGGGCGAGAAGATGTCGAAATCCCTGGGCAATTTCTTCAGGGTACGCGACGTATCTCAGAAATTCGACCAGTATGCCATACGTTTTTACTTCCTCAATACGCACTACATGAGCCCGCTCCTCTACAGCGAGGACATGCTGACCGAAGCGAGAACGTCTTTGGACAGGCTTACCAATAACTACACGGACCTTAAAGCGTACGTTAAACAGGGCCCATCGGGCGATGGGGATGTTTGCGACCTGACGGACGAATACAGAAGCAATTTCATGGATTCGATGAACGACGATTTCAACACCAGGGCCGCCATCGAAGTGATGTTCCAGCTTGCGAGGGTCACCAACAAGTCCATGTCGGAAGGCACACTCAGCAAAGAGGGTGCGGCTAAGTTCGTCAAGCTACTGGGAGAATTCAACGGAATCTTGGGGATATTCCCCGAGGACGACGGAGGCGACGACGGAACCCTCGATTCGATAATGCAGATACTCATAGACCTTAGAGCAGAGCTCAGGAAGCGCAAAGCGTACGATCTGTCAGACCTTATCCGCGACAGGCTTGGGGATGCAGGCGTCCGTCTTGAGGACGCCGGGGACGGAGTAAAATGGAAAAAGATCTGATAGTTCGTAAAAAATCAGAGCTGGCACTCGGCGGTCCCGTTAAACTGCCGGAGGGTTATGTGCTGCCTTGGAGGCTTTCTCGCTCTACGGCAGGACCTGGAGCGGGTTCCGCCGGAGCCGTGTTCTCTTTCGAAGGTGTCCGGGTAAAAAAGGCAGTAAAGTACGATTCGGGAGATTTTGAACTCCACGACGACGGAGATACCATGTCGCTGACCCGTGGCGGCAGACCTTTCCTTGAAAGAGTTAAATTAGAGCCTGTGGTCTATCATTGCCCCGAACAGGCATTCTTCAATCTGGACCAGCGTTGCATATATCATTGCGCTTTCTGCGCCTCCCCGAGACTTGGTAACGATGTTACAAAAAACCTGACCGATGATAAGATCGTATCGATGGTCAGGAAGGCCTTGGACGACGGAATGACCATCAATGCCATTTCATTGACAAGCGGTGTGGTTGGAAGCCCCGAAGAGACCGTGGGAAGATTTGTCTCCTGTGTCAAAGCGCTCAGAGCGGAATTCCACGACATACCCATAGGCGTAGAACCTTATGTCTCTTCTAAAGAAGACGTGCTGAAATTAAAAAATGCAGGCGCGACCGAGATAAAACTGAACATTGAATCGCCAAGCCGCGATATATTCGAAAAGGTGTGTCCCGAACTAGGATTCGACGAGATACTGGCACATTTGAGCGACTCGGTTAAGATATTCGGAAAGGGCAACGTTCAATCGAACATGATATACGGAATGGGCGATACGGACGAGGAGGTGCTTTCGATGGTTGAAACCCTATGTTCCATGGGAATAATACCGGTCCTAAGAGCGCTGAGGATCGGAGACCTGAGCCGCAGCAGCTTGGAGTCTGCAATAGGCAAGACTGTGCCAGTGACCGCGGACCGCTCAATATATCTAGTTTCTGAACAGAAGAAGATAATGGAGAAGTACGGGCTGTCATCGGCACGTTGCCTGACCATGTGCAACAGGTGCGGATGCTGCGACCTGGTTCCTTTCAAAGACCTTTGATATTCCGGAACAAGGTACGTATCCGGAGCGATACGCCGTTCGCCGGAAAGACATCTCTCGAACTCATATTCAGCGGAGCTGATGTTGTGCCAGCGGCATCAACGCATCGATCAAATGTCCGATATGCGGCTTTTAAGCATCTTTTCGTACTCACATGCCTTGCATACCTTGCCCACGCAAGGCTCCCCGCATGTACAGGTGTTAAGCTCAACCGATGGGTATTTCTCATAAAGCATCGGTTTTATCTCGTCGTACGAAGCGAGGATGCTGAACTTGATTCCGGGAGTCCTGTATTCCAGATTGTCTATGGTATCGCGGTACTGGTTCCTCAGCGCCTCTGTCCAGTATGGACACTCCCCGTCCCAGAACGGTATCCCGGCCACAATGGCATATAGGAGCGATTCCGATTCCGGAATCGTCCTCAGGGGATGGAACCTCGGTATAAGTCCCGCCCTTATCCTTTCATGAGGGCCGAGCCTTGCAAGGCGTTCCACGTCTCCGCGGGCAAAATCCATCATGATCGATTGTGCCATATCATCGAGGTTGTGTCCCGTAGCTAAAAATCTGGCGCCCATCTTTCTCGCCTCGTCGTTCATCAGCTTGCGTCGGAACACGCCGCAATACGTGCACGGGCTATTCTCTCCCGTTACAGAAGAAACGGAGTCCATTGTCAAACCCAACTCGGAGAACGAACGGATGCTGAGCGGGATGTCGCCCGCGGTGCAGTATTCCTTTACGATCTCGACGCTTGGCGGGCGGTAGCCTTCTATCCCTTCGTCGATTGTTATCACATGAATTTTGACATCGGGACGGCGCCCGAAAACATCGTTCAGAATTTTCAACGTGACCATACTGTCCTTACCGCCGGATACTGCAACGGCGATCGTGTCCCCGGACCTTACATCGATCTGCTTGCGTATCTCCTTCTTAACCCTCTTCTCTACATATTTCATGAAGTGCTCGCCGCAGAGGTGCGAACCGTTGTAGACGATGAACGTCACGGCTTCCGAGGAGCAGAGGTCGCATCTCATTTTATCATATCTCTTCCGCCGATGCCACCGTTCTTCCCTCCAGCAAAGCCTCGAGC of Methanomassiliicoccaceae archaeon contains these proteins:
- a CDS encoding aminotransferase class I/II-fold pyridoxal phosphate-dependent enzyme is translated as MRKMIRASRRAMGMDYAIREVNVPAEEAQKAGKKIIGLNIGDPNKWDFQTPEYFKEKLRRAVDETDNGYGNSQGNLDFREAIVQREFEKHGVRITSDDVYVSAGVSEGINALMGTLLEPGDEVLVPGPGYPSYSQYIGFYEGRTVPYRQIEEEEWAPDLDMIRKRITNRTKALVMINPNNPTGAEYEEKDIREIGDICAEYQIPLISDEIYDKLAFDGDFFSASRLKSDVPRIIMNGFSKVNLMPGWRVGYFYIMDDTGLMDEIREGVMKQFRARICSNVPCQEAAKASLQGPQDYIEDMNRKLRARADFSYKRLNEIDGIETRRAHGALYMFPHIDLRGRWKSDKDFVLDLIKEEGVVLVHGSGFCKEFGNDHFRTILLPPLETLEEAYDKLERFINRHQ
- a CDS encoding OFA family MFS transporter; the protein is MESNAPQLRKRYAILIAGMIVQLCAGVIYMWAVFKAPVAEYLERSPADIALVSSVMLSAFVIGILFGGILQDRFGPRFIAVLGSLTMSGGILLTSFITPVSADLIFLTYGMIGGLGVGIVYSCTVACVQKWFPDRRGFATGAMVGSFGFSLVIFSPLANSLLADVGVPETFMIFGLAFLAICVASSLMLANPPEGYTVPGAVAKKNTNQKQYTPREMLGTRTFYLISLSMFFVLPAYFILNPQLITLATERGLADYAVTGVMITGLFSATGRLLISWLSDRIGRTYALFLIIFMTAAGILMMIFANGMMFLVCVAIISLAFGGASGTYAAVTADHFGTKNMGTNYGLVTLGFGTSALIFPFLSKILSSSGDMTPAFAVAAVTCAIAFVLVLLLRMADKKATLAEGASNVNVNS
- a CDS encoding phosphoadenosine phosphosulfate reductase family protein, translating into MAAVRLGKNHLRWCGGCNLPIMESKNCPVCGSQTDEVVLTPPADSRPAFDQDIEKIRGIIDATYGEGSGNAVIPDDHIVILNKVPGLDRMDEVVCDGTVIATMRFDLGAGWKCILRMQGAMRLEGTLSKGYVICDDGAVKFVQESKNLMAPGVNSVHPDVKTGDEVVIITADGKVIAAGSAKMPASEMVGGKGVAVKPRWYKPEEKLQRPARHDWKEVVEANREVIGKRVEEAVGFIKNTIEKNQIPAIVSFSGGKDSQACLLLTLDAGLKLPVLFVDTGLEFDETVLFVHDTVKRHDLELIEEKAPTDAFFGNLVYFGPPAKDYRWCCKTNKLGPTVGAINKNFPNGVLSFIGQRKYESEARNAKPRIWRNPWTPGQLGASPIQNWSAMHVWLYIFSKEEPFNVWYTRGLDRIGCFLCPASDLAEFDAIEGKSARFTQWDEYLDKYAEDHGLPPEWKKFGLWRWKSAPASIREEIERVTGKKVSEIVKQNTSGDGGPLKIKIQEGYSPCSMGYSVEAALSRPIDLKKVKPFCHSLGWVVEEDPDGEYLSANYVTIYREGAISSKANVESDARKRVHQAWQAVVRAEQCVGCGLCATRCRPGAMYMENGKVQINEDNCIFCRECFGPCPSADFSEGADTDFEQ
- the epsC gene encoding serine O-acetyltransferase EpsC; this translates as MIIDPEDLAAAMELDPALIDEDDAVRFHHGLHAVSMYRESHKLWLQGKLKDAREINYRAHQLTGCDIHPGATIGKRFFIDHATGVVIGETAVIGDDVVIYQGVTLGGVSFSKGKRHPTVGNHVVIGANATVLGDIKIGDRVRIGAGSVVLKDVPNGCTVVGVPGKVIRKAGVAGCEDELKHNELPDPVKDRCNDLERELDSLKKEVSELKKLIKG
- the cysS gene encoding cysteine--tRNA ligase — translated: MSILIKNTLSGAKEEFVPHEDGKVKIYVCGVTVYDDIHMGHARSMIVFDMIVRYLRHCGYEVTHVTNFTDVDDKIIRRAAEEGVEALELSARYVKHYFEDAAKLGVHKADIYPKASEEMGPIIEMVKEIIDKGFGYTTEDGSVYFSVDKVKNYGRLTKQKIEDMESSGRVALDEQKRNPMDFAIWKAAKPGEVSWDSPWGSGRPGWHIECSAMIRKYLGDEIDIHGGGNDLIFPHHENEILQTEAVTGNPLSKYWMHNGMLQVQGEKMSKSLGNFFRVRDVSQKFDQYAIRFYFLNTHYMSPLLYSEDMLTEARTSLDRLTNNYTDLKAYVKQGPSGDGDVCDLTDEYRSNFMDSMNDDFNTRAAIEVMFQLARVTNKSMSEGTLSKEGAAKFVKLLGEFNGILGIFPEDDGGDDGTLDSIMQILIDLRAELRKRKAYDLSDLIRDRLGDAGVRLEDAGDGVKWKKI
- a CDS encoding radical SAM protein; the protein is MEKDLIVRKKSELALGGPVKLPEGYVLPWRLSRSTAGPGAGSAGAVFSFEGVRVKKAVKYDSGDFELHDDGDTMSLTRGGRPFLERVKLEPVVYHCPEQAFFNLDQRCIYHCAFCASPRLGNDVTKNLTDDKIVSMVRKALDDGMTINAISLTSGVVGSPEETVGRFVSCVKALRAEFHDIPIGVEPYVSSKEDVLKLKNAGATEIKLNIESPSRDIFEKVCPELGFDEILAHLSDSVKIFGKGNVQSNMIYGMGDTDEEVLSMVETLCSMGIIPVLRALRIGDLSRSSLESAIGKTVPVTADRSIYLVSEQKKIMEKYGLSSARCLTMCNRCGCCDLVPFKDL
- a CDS encoding TIGR00269 family protein translates to MRCDLCSSEAVTFIVYNGSHLCGEHFMKYVEKRVKKEIRKQIDVRSGDTIAVAVSGGKDSMVTLKILNDVFGRRPDVKIHVITIDEGIEGYRPPSVEIVKEYCTAGDIPLSIRSFSELGLTMDSVSSVTGENSPCTYCGVFRRKLMNDEARKMGARFLATGHNLDDMAQSIMMDFARGDVERLARLGPHERIRAGLIPRFHPLRTIPESESLLYAIVAGIPFWDGECPYWTEALRNQYRDTIDNLEYRTPGIKFSILASYDEIKPMLYEKYPSVELNTCTCGEPCVGKVCKACEYEKMLKSRISDI